Part of the Echeneis naucrates chromosome 1, fEcheNa1.1, whole genome shotgun sequence genome, TGGCAATATTTAGTAATGGTCAAATAATCAAATTTGATGGAAAAGGTTTCATAGCTCATTAACAGAATCTGTTTATCAATATAATTTTTGGGAGGCATGTTACATTTAGGCCTGTATAATTGACCAAAATAACAGTGTGGGTGATTTTGGGCCGATTGGAAAAGATCCCAGTTCCTTTGAATATAAATATAGGAGCTTATCTAGGCCTCCAATAAGTGAACCAGAAAGCTTTGGGAAACTCAAAATGTGAAGTGAGTTTGAGTCTGGCAGGGGGATTTCAATTAAATGCAGTCTTTGAGAAATAAAGCAAGGACAATTAAATTGCTGAGCCATAGTGCTGAAAGTTGAAAAATTCCCCTCCTAAATGTACCcctaactttttttaaattaaaatatactACTACTGAAATATACAGAAtgcaaatgtcaaaataaagatCCCAAGGTCATGACAGAACCCTCTAAAATATTCTCTTTATATTTGATCTCTTTAGCCACACTGTTGTAATTTCTCACCATTTCTTCGTTTGGACCTAAAAGTCAAAAACATTTGTCAATAGTCACACATTTCCAAGGCCCTACAACTGAAATAGCCATTTTGAATTCAGCCATCCAGTTTTAATTCCTTACACTTATTACGCAGTGACTTTCCACAATAGGAACATTGTTGAATGTTCACTCGTGGTACTTATAACAAttaagtactttttttttatatctgaaaataaaatcgAGCCCCATTGTTATTGCTAACTAGCTTTGTTGAGGCAAAATTTCcaaacaatataaaacattttggtATTAATTAAGCTTAAGCTGTAGCCAGTATGCCTTTGACTGGTGTCTGGCctgagttttatttgtttttagttctCTCAACAGGTTTTCTGGTAATGACTTGTTGgtttaaaagcatttacagcgcaattgaggcaaaaaaaaaaaaaaaaaaaacacctaccTGTGATATACACTTGATGTACCGTGATGCTGCCACTCTTATTTCCTGATGCTCAAACAGGTCCTTGCATGGAATCCTTGCCAGCAGTTTAATCTTCTCCGTCTCTGACATCCCCTTCAAAACACTGTAATTCCCAAATCTGTCAATATCCAAGTTGATGCTGAAAGCACACAGGAAACTCTTCCCATCCATAAGAGTGACAGACACCCAGACTGCAGGAGCTATCAAGGATCTCTGTGTTATTGAACAAAACATGTAGCGAAGGACTGTGGGGTCCTTCCTTCGCCTACCTGTGGGTCTTTTCCACTCCTCTGCAAGTACTGACACATTGTTGTTCAGTACGAAACCCAACATAAAGAACCATATAGGTGGAATAAACAGCAATCCGATCCCATAGGTGTAGTTGTACTCTGGCATGCAGGGGCAGCTGAATTCAAAAGCAGAGTACATCTGCGCACTAGCTAGTGCCATAATACCACAGATACCATTCATAAAAGATTCCTGGTTGGACTGAAGGAACTGGAACATCATACGGAACTTATCCA contains:
- the calhm1b gene encoding calcium homeostasis modulator protein 1, with the protein product MDKFRMMFQFLQSNQESFMNGICGIMALASAQMYSAFEFSCPCMPEYNYTYGIGLLFIPPIWFFMLGFVLNNNVSVLAEEWKRPTGRRRKDPTVLRYMFCSITQRSLIAPAVWVSVTLMDGKSFLCAFSINLDIDRFGNYSVLKGMSETEKIKLLARIPCKDLFEHQEIRVAASRYIKCISQACGWMFLLMMTFTAFLIRAIRPCFTQAAFLKTKYWSHYIDIERKLFDETCKEHAKSFAKVCIHQYFENISGVMPSFHRQRSCSDDSDDDEDKKKSDEDKLLGIRAQEDMNKVLWNWHTCKPALALRKDQIGGENNGQLNGEANGALNGFVKGHTHDVRKKEWAVYYSKV